The DNA region CCCAGCCATCGAAATCGTAACCGGTTTTTGTTGGGGCAGAGGGTGGCACAGCACTATCACCCTGAGCTACACTTCGGACACCTATTGTACGTTCACCATCCATAAATGTTACTGTATAATGCGGAAGCTCCGGAACCTCCTGAAGATGAGCATAACCCTCTGAATCCATCGTATAGCCTGGTTGAATAGTATATGTGGCAAGTTTCAGGCTTGAGTCGGTAGTATAGTCTATCGTCTGAACCTGAACCTCGTCACAGTCAGGGTATGTGCACGATTGCCTGCCCACCTTATCATGCACAGCATACACTGTGCCCGTCTGTCCAGAGCCGAGTGGTCCAGCAGGAACCACAGTTACAAAACGAGAGTTCTCCAAGGTCCACACCGTTTCCCCGTATGTATGCTCGTGTGCGGGCGTTGTTGGTGTTGTTGGTGTTGTTGGTGTTGTTGGTGTTGTTGGTGTTGTTGGTGTTGTTGGCGTTTGTGAGCCCCCTTTTTCATCACCATTATTACCACCACCCCCTGGCATCTCACATCCCGTAACCACGACCGACGTCACCGCCAATCCAGCCGCCAAAATCATCACTAGTAAATTTAATTTACTCCTCCGTGACTTTGGTTGTCCATTTTCTTGTTTCTGTTCTTCCATTTTGTTTTCTCCTTTTTTAAGGTATCATCGGAGTAATGCTACGCAACACTCCATGCCTGAATGGGGTGTTAGGGTTTCCGAATGAGGCGTTAGGTATCTTGACAAGTTGTGTTTTAGCTAAAGTATAACGGGAGCCGGGAGCCGGGAGAGGTGAGGTCTGCTTTATGAGACACAACCCTACTTGGAGTTTTAGTGTCGCCGTTGCCTGAAACATGGGAATATCCTAGTCAATACGGAAGATTTATTCAATAACTTCTCCAAAAATGAAAATCAGACAATTTTTGCCCGCTATTAAAACTTGTAGGCACAATGGCACATAACCCCACCGTAAAACGGTTACTATGCACAACGGTATCCCTCACGGCGGATATGAGCCACCCTTGGTTGCACTGAGAATTTCAGTTCTTCATAACGTTTTCATACTCCGCCTCGTAACCCTTGAGCTGGGGGTTATCCGGGGCCAGGGCTAGGGCTTGCTTGAGGTAGTATACTGCCCGGCGTTCGTCCTTCCGGCGGTGGTATATTTCAAACATGCTTATCAGGGAGTTCAGATTGCGGGGGTCCTCAAAAAGGCTGGACCGGAGCTCGGTCATCACCGCTTCTGGGTTGGTCCGGAGGCGGCTGCGGAGATAGTAGTAACGGCTTTTCAGGGTGCCTCCGGGCAGGGTGTTAAGGCGGCTTTCCAGCAGCCTTCCCGCTTCAGCTTGCCGGCTTGAGTCGATCAGGGCGGCAATGTAGGCCAAGGCCCCTTCCTCAAAGGAGGGATCCTTTTCGTAGAGTTCCAGGGCATAGGATAGGGCAGCTGCATGGTTTCCCAGGCCCCGCTCCACGGTATAGGCAGAAAGCAGGTCCTGGTAGGAGCGGCGCTCGGTCAAAAGCCGGTTTAAATACTGCGAGGCCTCCTCCCAGGCCTGGCGGTGTATTGCATCCTGAAGCGCCAGGGCTAATACTTCCAGAGAGGGCTCCCGGACACTTCCACCGGAATTTTCCGGGGCACCCAAGAGGCGGCTCAGGATTTCCCGGCCTTCATCATGGTCCTCCTGGCGGTTCGATTCCATCAGAAGTTGTGCGGCATATACTGACACTTCTTCATCCCCGGGATCGGAGCGGAGTATAGCCCGGAGGTAATTCAGGGCGCCATCCCGGTTCCGGTACCCTTCGGCCTGGAGGCGGGCGCGAAGGAAAAGGTATAGCCGGTTATTGGGATTGATGGATGCATAGAGATCCAGGGGAATCTGAGCCTGGAGGAACTGGCCCCGCTCCACTAGTATATGGGCTTGCATGAGGATAAACCGCCCGTCCCGGTTGTTTCGTTGCAGTATCTCGGATATGGCAGGCTCGGCCCGGGACCAGTCCCGGCTGTTGTAATAAGCCAATGCAAGCTGCCGCTTTACCGTGTCGTTGTCGGGATACTGGATAACCAGGTCGGAAAGCAGGCGTATCCCCTCCTGATCCTGGCCTTCCCGAATCAGGAGCCGGGATAATTCCAGGGCAGCGGGATAACATTCCCGGGATATGGTATAGACCTTGGTAAATTCCCCCTTGGCCTCTTCGATGCGCCCGGCCCGTTCATAGGTGATACCGATAAAATAGATGGCCAGGACACCCCGGGGGTTTAATTCCCGGGCGCGGTTCAGATCCGGCAGGGCATTTAAAACCTGAGATTCCCGGGATTCCCCCAGAAAAACCAGGAAAGGAAGGACATGCTCAAGGTAATCCTGGGAATTTGCCGGGGGAGGGGTATAGATGCCCAAATCGGCCTCCCGGAGTATCCTGGTATACGGGTGGGTCAAGGGGGGAGTCACAATGGGCATCTCGGCCTGCACATCCGGGTAAAGCCTTTTCAGCAGGGTCACCGCCACGGCGGACATGGCCCTGCCAAAATCTCCCTGTTCCAGGCCCCGGGTTTTTATTATATCCAGGGCTCTGATCAGGGAAGAAGGGACCCCGGATTCCACTAGTGCGCGAATCTCATCCGCCGTGCCCCCGGAATTTTTTGGGAAGAAAGGCGTCTCCTGAACCGGGCTTGTAGGAATGGTAAGAAGAGTTTCCACCGGTTCGGGGCCGCTAACACAGGAAAAAACCGGGAAGCAAAAAAGAAAAACAACCGGAGGAATACTCCAAAAAGCGATTCTCCGGGGATTATTCCGGGGATCGCCGCACACTGTCACGGTTTGGAGTCCTCCGGGAAACTTCGACCCCCAGGGGTTTCGGCGACGGGTTCCGAAGGGGGAATCCGGTCCGAAGCGCCGCCATTTGAAGAGCTTTCTGATTTTTTTTTCGTTCCCAGGGACAGCAAAACCAGAAGCAACCCTGCTAAAACTACAAAAAGGAACCACCAGTCCACTACGAACTGTTTAAAGGAAAAGGGAACCACCCGAAAGGAAAAAATCATCAGCATACAGCCCAGGAAAACAAAGGCGATGGCGGGGACCACATAACGGATGCGGACAGCCCCAAAATGGTGCCAGCCCGCAGGCAAAAGGGCAAGACCTGAGAATACCGACAGCAGGGGCCAACTCTGGGAGAAGGAAAAGGGGATAATCTGTAGGGCGGAAAGGAAAAGAAACAACCCGACCAACAGGAAGAAGGTGGCAAAAAACAAATAAAGTGAGCGTTTGTTCAATTTAATTGCAAAAAAGGCAAATAATACGCCGATAATTACAAAGAAAAAGGCCCTTAGTACGGAAAATGGGGTAGTTCCCCCACGGGTTCCCAGTAAAAAGGCGCTTCCGATAAACATCAGCAGGAGACCGAAGAAAAATACAATGCGTGCGGTGATCTTGTAGCTTGTTTGTAGGGCCATATGGTAAGTATAACAAGACTTGGCTTTGCTGCCAATGGGAAAACCTTATGTTAGGATCAAGGTTGTGAAAAAAAAATTGACTTCTTTGTTTGTTCTGCCCCGCCTGTGGCGGTTTTTTCTTGCCCTTTTGTTACTGGGTATCCTGGCGGTATGCGCCACCGGGGATTCCCAAAATATCAACGATGGGATAGATCCTTACTATCTAATTGGTTCCAAGGAGCAACAGCGGGTATTTCGGGATCTCTTCAGCCTGCTGTCCAAGGAAGCCCAAAGCGGGGAGGAGCAATTTTCGGTGGTCAGGGAAATTGCCAATGAGTATGCCAAAATGAAAGAATACAGCCGTTTAATCAACTTCCTCAGTTCCTGGACCTATACCCATCCGGATGATCCCTATATTGCCTATTACTTACTCATGACCGCCTACGGTTACGGCCAGCAGGATGCGTTTACCATGGCGGGGCTGTACTTTGATCTGATCGTCAAAAACTACCCGGACCTGACTATCCGGGGAGAATCAATACACCTGACCTGCCTGAATCAGCTGATCAACCTTTCGGACAACCCGGAGCAGCGGGTCTGGTACTACCAGGAGCTGATCTCCCGGTTTTCTGACAAGATCGACCTGGGGGTTACCTATTTTATGCTGGGCCAGGCCTATGAGCATATTGGCGAATGGAACGGCGCCATCCAGGCCTATACCCAGTTTCTGC from Treponema primitia ZAS-2 includes:
- a CDS encoding tetratricopeptide repeat protein — protein: MKKKLTSLFVLPRLWRFFLALLLLGILAVCATGDSQNINDGIDPYYLIGSKEQQRVFRDLFSLLSKEAQSGEEQFSVVREIANEYAKMKEYSRLINFLSSWTYTHPDDPYIAYYLLMTAYGYGQQDAFTMAGLYFDLIVKNYPDLTIRGESIHLTCLNQLINLSDNPEQRVWYYQELISRFSDKIDLGVTYFMLGQAYEHIGEWNGAIQAYTQFLPYYGAVIPGFPEADSYAKQLVDFNNSRKDWTFETLGSLLTAVRSALDNGSSWQLRRYQAKVNFFARSWGQEDRDGSGMAEFNLSDFMMSNHIRYAAELDATSNANEAYLRTWGWSQYISTWYLYFRKINFPSDPEIHGRWEWAGIYYGEKF
- a CDS encoding LiaI-LiaF-like domain-containing protein produces the protein MALQTSYKITARIVFFFGLLLMFIGSAFLLGTRGGTTPFSVLRAFFFVIIGVLFAFFAIKLNKRSLYLFFATFFLLVGLFLFLSALQIIPFSFSQSWPLLSVFSGLALLPAGWHHFGAVRIRYVVPAIAFVFLGCMLMIFSFRVVPFSFKQFVVDWWFLFVVLAGLLLVLLSLGTKKKSESSSNGGASDRIPPSEPVAETPGGRSFPEDSKP